In Spiroplasma floricola 23-6, the DNA window AGATGAAAGTAAAGTTACTTTTGCATATAATTTAAAAAATGAAGAAGAAAAAATAAATTGAAATAAATCTGCAAATGAAATTAATAATTTTATAAGAGCTTTAAGTCCAAAACCAATAGCTTTTACTTTCTTCAATAGGGAAAGAATAAAAATTAAAAAGGCTAGAGTTATTAAGAATGAAGAAAATTTAGTAACAATTGATAAAATATTTTTAAATGGTGAAGTTATTTTAATAGACAAAGAAGGTATTGTAGTAAATACAGGAAATGGCTATTTAAAAATTTTAGAGTTACAAAGACAAGGAAAAAATATGGTTAAAGCTTCTACTTTTTATGATCCTAATTCAGCAATAAAAATAGGAACAAAATTTGAATAATTAAATAAAAATATTAGAATCTTTTTATTTAAAATTAATCTATTATTAGTAACATATTATACGTTGAAAAACGAAACAAAAATAAGTAAGAATACTTAAAAACTAAGGAGAATAAATTAATAATTTAATTTATTTTTTTATATTCTTTTATTGTTGTATTCATTTATATAGGATTCAGTCTTTTATGCATTTAAGAAAAGTAATGTAATTTTCTAAATTCTTTATTTTTTCTTCAATTTCTGTTAATTTATCAATAATATTATTTCTCTCAGTCAATAACATTAATTATATGATATTCAAAAGATTTATATTTGATATTATTAATTGCAGTTTTTATTATATTTAAAAATATTTTTCTCATAATTGGACTGTATTTAGTTTTTATAAAAAAAGATATAATTATTTATTTTTAATAAATTCTTATTAAAAATAATAAAAAAGTATCTTTTTTTTATTAATATACCTTATAATAAATTTGTAAATAAAGTAAGTGCTTTTATAAATCAACATATTGGGTTGATGTTTCTACAATGTACCTATACATTTCTAAAGGCAAAAAAATGAAAGGAGTAAATTTTTTAATAGGAATTTTAAAAAATTTACTCCTTTTTTTAACAAATATAATAGCAAGTAGCTTATTTACACATAATCATTATGAAATATGTTCAAAAAAAACTTAAAGGAAGTTTTGAAAGGAAAAACAAAAATGAAAAAATTATTATCAGGATTAATGGCAGCAGCAGTTGTAGCATCAAGCTCATCAACTGTTATTGCATGTGGAAGTGGATCAAAAACTTGAAACGATATTTATTTAGTAACAGATGCAGGAAAAATAAATGATAAATCATTTAATGAATCTGGATTTGAAGCAGGAAATAAAATTATGGAAATGCTTAAAATAAATGAGGCTCGTGAAGCTGAAGGAAAATCTAAATATGATAGTATTGGTTATTATCAACCACCAACTGTAGATGATATTAGTAAAGGTTACAAAAATGCTAAAAAAGTTGGAGCTAAAACTTTAATTTTACCAGGATTTCACCATGCAGGTGATAATTTAGATCAAGCGTCAAAATTAATTAAAGAAAACAATGGAAATGCAATATTTTTAGATGGATCTCCAGTTGATTCAAAGGGACAAAAAATTTCAAACTCAGTTGGTTTCTTATTTAGAGCAGATATATCTGCATTTTATGCAGGAATGTCTTCAATTATTTGATCAATAGCAAATGATAATTATAACTCAGATAATAACTTAATTCTTGCAACATTTGGAGGTACTCCAAATGGGTTAGCTGTTCAAAGTTTTATGCATGGTTATTTAGCTTCTATTCAAGTATATAATCAGTTAAAAAGTGAAGATGCTGGTAAAACAACAATCAAAAATCTCTTGAGAATTGCTAATTCAAAATTAACTGATGAAGAAGCTACAAATAAAATGGATGCTGTAAATGTAAAAAGAGCAAATTCACAATCAAATGTAAATAGTGGATCAGCTCAAACTGACTATTTTACAGGAACATTTAATGCTGGAGAAGGTAAAGACATTTCAACAAAATTGATAAATACTGATAAAGCAAATGTAGTAATGGGTGTTGCTGGTCCTCAAACAGGAGATTTACTTGGTGTAATAAAAGCAAATCCATCACAAAAAACAATGGTTGTTGGTGTTGATTCAGATCAAGTGAACGCTTACACAGACAGTAGTGATAAATTTATTACCTCTGCTGAAAAAGATTTAGTTGCTGCAACTATTGCTGGAGCTGCAAAAACAACATATCTAAATAATACTGATTTTGGAAAAAGTGCAAAAGATTATATTGATAAAGCTATTATAAATGATGACCAACAAAAAGAAATTGAAGCAAACAATGGTAGTTGAGCTGGTCAAGAAATTTACTTAAATGGAAAATTCTCATATAGTGAAAAAAATAAAGTAAACAAAAACTTACATGATGCTATTGAAGCAGCATTTAATGGAAATAATTTAATTGAAGCTTCAACTCATTATTTCACAAAATTAGCAAGCTCAGCAGATTGAAAAGTTACACTTGCAGATGCTGAAATTACTAAATATGTAAATACTGTTTTGAAAACAAATTAGTTACTTTATAAAATAAAATAATTTAATATTAATTAAAATGTACAGGATTAATTTTAAATTAGTCTTGTGCATTTTTAAGGAGTAGATAATATGAATAAATATGCTGTGGAAATGGAAAATATATCAATGATTTTTAATAATACAATCATTGCAAATAAAGATGTTAATTTCAGAGTTAAAAAAAATGAAATTCATGCCCTTGTTGGTGAAAATGGAGCGGGAAAATCAACTTTAATGTCAATATTGTTTGGTATTTATGAACCAACAGCTGGTCAAATAAAAATTAATGGAAAAGTGGAAATGATTTCAAATCCAATTAAAGCTTCCAAATTAGGAATAGGTATGGTACATCAACATTTTAAACTTGTTGATATTTTTCCTTTATGAAAAAATATTTCTTTGGGTTCAGAAGAATTATTAGCAAAAACTATAATAAATTCAAAAAAAATTAAAGAAGATATAAAAGAAATAATGGAGAAATATAACTTTAATGTAGATTTAAATCAAAAAGCAAGCTCAGCAACTGTTGGTGCTCAACAAAGAACAGAGATTTTAAAAATACTTTATAGGAATGCAGATATATTAGTTTTTGATGAACCAACTGCTGTTTTAACACCAGATGAAATTGATGGTCTATTACAAGTTATGAAAGAATTTCAAGCTGCAGGTAAAACTATTATTTTTATAACTCATAAAATGGCAGAAATTTGAAAAGTTGCAGACTCTGCTACAGTAATTAGAAAAGGGCAAGTTATTGATACTTTTGATATATCAAAAACCTCTCCTGAAGAATTAGCAGAAGCAATGGTTGGAAGAAAATTGGTGGACATAAAAAATGATTATTCTCAACCAAAAGAGGAAGTTGTTTTAAAAGTTGATAATATAAGTGTAAAAAAATCAAGTAATCATAAAATTATGGGGTTAAAAAATTTTAGTTTAAAAATTAGAGCTGGGGAAATTGTGGCTATAGCTGGTGTTGAAGGAAATGGTCAACAAGAGTTAGTTAATGCAATTACAGGTTTATCAAAATTAGAAGAGGGAAACATTTTTATAAAAGATAATAATATCTCAAAAGAGTCAATTGCAAATAGATATAAAAAATATAAAATGAGTCATATACCAGAAGATAGACATAAACATGGATTAGTTTTAGATCAAAACCTTTTAGAAAATATGGTTTTGCAAGATATCTCTACTAAAAAATTTAGTAAATATGGAATATTAAACTTTTCTGCAATTCAAACATATGGACAAAAAATTTTACTAAATTATGATGTAAGAAATGCACAATCAGGTTTTGCAATTGCAAGACAACTTTCAGGAGGAAATCAACAAAAAGCTATTGTAGGAAGAGAAATGACTCGTGAAAGTGATTTAATAATTATTTTTCAACCTACAAGAGGTTTAGATGTAGGATCAATAGAGTTTATTCATTCACAAATTTTAGAAGCTAAAAAAGAAGGTAAAGCAATTCTATTAGTCTCGTATGAATTATCTGAAGTAATGGCACTTGCAGATAGAATATTGGTAATTAACTCAGGTGAATTAGTGGGAGAATTACCTGGTAAAAATGTTAAAAAAGAAGAAATAGGTAAATTAATGTTAGGAAAGGGAGGTTAATATGGATTTTAAATTAAATAGATGATTAAGAAATCAGAAAATTAAAAGTAATTTAATAAATGAAAAAAATTTAGTAAAACTTAATTACTTTAAATCCTCTGTTATTGCTATTTTAATAGGTTTATTTATGGGAGCAATTATTGTTTTTGCTCAAAATTTTAATGGATTAAGTTTCATATTTACTTCTTTTGGTTATTCATTTGATTCAGATACAATTGATGAGACATTAAATTATTTTACAGTATTTATTTTTATGGGTCTTGGTCTTGCACTTGGTTTTAAAGTTGGACTATTTAATATGGGAGGTTCTGGACAAGCAATTTTGGGAATGGCTTTGGCTATAGCAATTATAGGTGCAAAAGCAAAAGCAGAAGGTCTAACTGATATTAAATATATTGATAAAAACTTTATAATAGTAATATTTTTAGTATTTATACTAAGTGGTGTTCTTATATCAACAATGGCTGGTCTATTTAAAGTATTTTTCAATATTCATGAAGTTGTAACTACTGTTATGCTAAATTGAATTGTTTGATATTTAGCAAGATGAATGTTGTTGGATACAAAATTAGGATGACCTGAATATTCCAAAGAACCAAATCATGCTTCACCTTCATTAAATCCAGACTGATTATCAATTGGTGATAATAATTGAATTCTTGGAATTATTTTGTCCTTATTATCAGTATCTATAATTTATTTATTACTTAAATTTACTACATTTGGTTATAAATTTAAAGTAGTTGGTAAACAACCTCAAGCAGCAATGTATGCAGGAATTAAAAATAGACAATATTTAATTTTAACAACTGCTTTACAAGGTTTATTTATTGGTTTAGGAGCTGTTTTTTATTGAGTTAATATAAAAAAAAGAATGACAGTTAACACAACTGATTTACCATCAATAGGTTTTGACGCAATACCAGTGGCTTTGGTTGCTTTTAACAATGTGCTTGCAATTGTTCCAATAGCATTAATTTGAGCAACATTAAAAGCAGGTTCAGATAGAGCAATTGGAGTTGACTTTATTGGATTATCTACTGAAACACCAAGTCTTATTTTTGGAATAATTATTTATTCATCAGCAATTTATATTTTATTTTTAAAATTTAGTCCTATAGAAAAAATAAAAACATATTTATTTGAACTTAAATGTTCTATATATCAAGATTTAAAATTGGAATCTAATATAAAAATAAGTGCTATTAAAAAAGAGATGAGAACTATTTTTAGTAGAAATGACATATTAGAAATTAAAGAACAAATTGAAAAACAAAAATCTGAGTTAAGATCTCTTAAAGAAAAAAATAAAAAATCCTTAAAAAATGAAACTGAAATAAATTCTAATAGTAAAGAACAAATTTTAGTTAAAGAAGAGTTTATTAAGAAATTAGAACTTCAACTAAAAGAAGAAATAAATAATTATGTTGGTATTTATAAGTCAAAAACTAAAATGATAAAAGGAGAACTTCTTTTAAATAGAAAATCTTTATTAGAAGAGTATGAAAATAATTCATATAAAGGTTTAAATAAAAAAGTTAAAAATGAATTGAGTTTAAAATATTTCTCTATTATGGATCAATTTGTTTTAATGCAAATTGAAAGAAATGAATTAGTTAAAAATTTAAAAAGAGAACTTAAATTAACTAAGGAACTTGATTCAAGAAATAATATAAAAGAACAAATTAAAGAGACTAGAGTTAGTTATGATAAAAAAGCTAAAGATATTATTAATGAATATAATAAATTAAAAAAATCTAAATTTGAAAAGTTAAAAGAAGCACAAAGAGAGGCTAAATTATATTTAAATGAAATTAATATTAAATTTGAAGATGTATTAAAAAATTCAAAATTAGATAACAAAACTGAATCATTAGAAATTAGTAAAATAAAAGATAATATAAATATTGTGGAAAATAAACTAAAATCTATAAACTTAGATAAAGAACAAAAAGAAACTCTAAACTCTGAACTGAGTCATTTAAAATTAGATTTAAAATCAGAAGTTTACAAAAACTCTATGAACAATAAAAGAAATAATCTAAAATTAAAAATAGAAAAATATAAACAAGAACTGGAGGTAGTTGATAAGTATGGCTGCTAGTTTGATGGAAAATTTCTCACTATATTTTGCAGTATTTGCATTAGCCGCAACGTCTGGTTTAATTGCTGAAAGATCTGGTGTTGTTAATGTTGGTATTGAAGGTTTTATGATTATTGGTGGATTATTAGCAAGTTTAGTTGGTTCTTCATTAGAGCCAATAGCAGGTAATGGATCACAAATAATTGCATTATTAGTTGGAGCATTATTCGGAGGATTATTATCTCTATTACATTCATTTGCTTCTATAAAATTAAAAGCAGATCAAATTGTTTCTGGTACAGCTATAAATCTACTTGCTCAAGGATTTGGATTATATATAGCAACTACTGGTTCAACATTTATTAATGGAAAATACACAATAATAGCGTTGGATTCATTAAATATTATTTCAATATATCTAATAATTACAATAATAATTACATTAAGTGCAGGTTTATATTTTACATTTACTAAGCCAGGAATGAGACATATAGCTGCTGGAGAAAATCCAAATGCTTTGGAAGCAGCAGGGGTTAATGTTATTAAGTATAGAGTACTAGCTGTATTTGTATCAGGTTGTATTGCAGCATTAGCTGGTGGAATTTATATAATAACAGTAAAAGGATCATACTTCCGTGGAACAGCTGATGGCTTTGGTTTCTTAGCATTAGCAATTATGATTGTTGGTCAATGAAGAATTAAATTTGTTGCAATTGCATCAGCAGCATTTGCTTTCTTCTTTGCTTTATCAAAGGTTTTACCATTATATACAAATTCTGGTTGACTAACACAAAATAAAAATTTATTTTTAGTTCTTCCTTTTGTATTATCTCTGGGGACAATGATTGTACTTTCTAAATGATCAAAACCACCAGCAGCAGTTGGTATACCATATGATAAATCGAAAAGATAACCTAAATTTAAATGGAGAAAATAAATCTTATATTTTTATAAATTAAAAGCACTAGTAAAAACTAGTGTTTTTAATTTATTATTTTTTTACTTTTTTAATGTTATGTCATTATAGTTCATCAATTTCACAATATATTTTTATTTAATTTTAATTTATATCAAAAAATAATTACTTTCATATAACTTAAAATTAATTAAGTTAATATCTACTAAATATTTACTTTTTTAGATATAATTTATTTATAAATACTAAAAGGAGATTAATAATGTCAGTAAACGATTTAAGACCTGGAAGCACATTCTTATATGATGGAAATATTTTTGTAGTTTTAGAAAACTCATTTTCTAAAACAGGAAGACAACAAGGAAAAGTAACAGTTAAAGTTAAAAATCTTAGAACTGGTGCTCGAGTTGAAATTACATTCACTGGTGGAGAAAAAGTAGAAAAAGCCTTAATTGAAAAAAAAGATATGCAATTTTTGTATAATGATGGAACAAATTGTGTATTAATGAATATTGAAACTTATGAACAAGTTGAAATTGCATCATCAAAATTAGACTGAGAACTTAAGTTTATTACTGATGGAATTATGGTTAAAATGACAGAATATAATGGTGAAATTTTAGGTATTACAATTCCTGAAAAAATTGAACTTACAATAGTTGAAGCAGAACCTGCAGTAAAAGGTGATACAACTAGTGGTGCTCAAAAAAAAGCAAAAGTTGAAACAGGATTAGAAATTACAGTTCCTTTATTTATTAAAGAGGGAGAAAAAGTTCTAATTAATACAACAGATGGTAAATATTCTGGAAGAGCAAATTAAAAATAGAATGGGAGAGATAATTAAATGTACATTTCTATAGAAAGAAACTCTAGAGGTTCTTTAGAGATTGATGAAAAATTACTAAGCAAAATAATTGAATTTGATGTTCGCTCAAATGCTAAGGGATTTAAAGATATCCAAGCCTCAGTAAGTATTCATCAAGAAACTAGTTTATTTATTGTTGTGAGAATTTATACTATGGAAAAGGGGTTATTTTTAATGGATGGTGTAAAAGTAACTTCAATAATTAATGATTCTATTCATAAAACTTTAGGAATTAAACCAAAAAATATAGCATTTGCATTTATAAAATAGGTCTAAAATGAGCCTATTTTTTTAGTACTATCTATTATAGTCTCTTATGCTATTAAAACGTTTAAAAATAGTGTATAATCATTTTGTATTTAAATGGAGGTACTTGGTATGGCGGCAGCTAAAAAAAATACTACAGGTAAAGAAACAATTAATAATAAAAAGCCTGCTACTAGTGAATATAAAAACCAAAAGTTTGGTCCAAAAGCATTAGCATTAATTAATAAATATAATTTACAAACAGATGATAATTATAAAAAATTAATTTCTTCATATGAAAGAATTAATTTATTACCAAAAAATGATCCAAGAAGACCTAATTTAGTTAGTTTATGAGAAGGAGAATTTAACAGAATTTTTAAAAATTTTTGAAATAATTTTGCAAATGGTCAAAAAAAGCAAGATGTTGGTGTTGCAGGTTGAAAAGATAGATTAAATATTAGAACAGTTGCAATGTCTCCAGATGAAAAAAGAAAAGATTTATTGTTAAAATTATCTCCTGGTGTTATTTCTACAAATAGAAATACTAAAGAAGATATTCTTTCAAGAGCAGGATATGTTAATCAAAATAGAACAGATCAATTTAATTTTACAGCAGTATCAAAAAGTGGACAAAATATTTATGAAATTGAAAACTTATTAAGTAGTACTGTAGAAGAAAAAACTATAAGTCAACCTACAAGCATTTTACAAAATGCTTTTACTGTTCCTCCAAAAAAAGAGATAATAGAAGAAGAAATTTCAAATTCTGCTTCTATTTCAACACCTTTTGTTGATGAAGAAACTGAAATAATGACTTCAAAAGTTGTACCAGATCCAAATTTATTAGAATTCATTAATGAAGGAAAAGCTTCATCTAAAATAAGTACAGAAGAAATAAAAAATTTGAAATTAGAAGAACAACAAAAAGAAGAAAAAAGCTTAAATTTAAAAAATGATTCTAAAGATGATAGCATGGAAGAATATGTTGCAAGAGAAAATATGACAAGAGAAGAGTTTAATAGAGAAAATAATATTCAAATAGATGAAAAACAAATTGAAATGGAGAATCAAAATTTAGCACCTATTGAATTAGGAAGCGATTTTTTTGAAAAACATTTAGTACAAAATCTAAACTCAAAAAAATATACTAAAGCTGATAAAGTACTTGCAAAAAGAGAATATACTATTAAAGATGAAGGAATTGATCCAGAAAAAAGAAATATTCTTTCAAAAGAAGGTTTTGAAATTAATATTGATGAAGATAAAACAGATTTATCAGGAAATAGATCATATGAATATAAAAACAATGTCTCTAGATCAAAACCATATCATGAAGAAAATCCAATAGGTTATTATCCAATGACTTATGATTTGACAAAAAGACCTATAATGCAAGAGTTAATTGATTCTCATGAAAGAGAAGGTCAAGTCTTCGATGAAATGAAAGAAAAAATTGAATTTTTAAGAGAATTAAGAAACGAACGTCGTCATAGAATTAATATGATGAAAATTGAACGTGCAAAC includes these proteins:
- a CDS encoding ABC transporter permease, yielding MDFKLNRWLRNQKIKSNLINEKNLVKLNYFKSSVIAILIGLFMGAIIVFAQNFNGLSFIFTSFGYSFDSDTIDETLNYFTVFIFMGLGLALGFKVGLFNMGGSGQAILGMALAIAIIGAKAKAEGLTDIKYIDKNFIIVIFLVFILSGVLISTMAGLFKVFFNIHEVVTTVMLNWIVWYLARWMLLDTKLGWPEYSKEPNHASPSLNPDWLSIGDNNWILGIILSLLSVSIIYLLLKFTTFGYKFKVVGKQPQAAMYAGIKNRQYLILTTALQGLFIGLGAVFYWVNIKKRMTVNTTDLPSIGFDAIPVALVAFNNVLAIVPIALIWATLKAGSDRAIGVDFIGLSTETPSLIFGIIIYSSAIYILFLKFSPIEKIKTYLFELKCSIYQDLKLESNIKISAIKKEMRTIFSRNDILEIKEQIEKQKSELRSLKEKNKKSLKNETEINSNSKEQILVKEEFIKKLELQLKEEINNYVGIYKSKTKMIKGELLLNRKSLLEEYENNSYKGLNKKVKNELSLKYFSIMDQFVLMQIERNELVKNLKRELKLTKELDSRNNIKEQIKETRVSYDKKAKDIINEYNKLKKSKFEKLKEAQREAKLYLNEINIKFEDVLKNSKLDNKTESLEISKIKDNINIVENKLKSINLDKEQKETLNSELSHLKLDLKSEVYKNSMNNKRNNLKLKIEKYKQELEVVDKYGC
- a CDS encoding ABC transporter permease — protein: MAASLMENFSLYFAVFALAATSGLIAERSGVVNVGIEGFMIIGGLLASLVGSSLEPIAGNGSQIIALLVGALFGGLLSLLHSFASIKLKADQIVSGTAINLLAQGFGLYIATTGSTFINGKYTIIALDSLNIISIYLIITIIITLSAGLYFTFTKPGMRHIAAGENPNALEAAGVNVIKYRVLAVFVSGCIAALAGGIYIITVKGSYFRGTADGFGFLALAIMIVGQWRIKFVAIASAAFAFFFALSKVLPLYTNSGWLTQNKNLFLVLPFVLSLGTMIVLSKWSKPPAAVGIPYDKSKR
- the efp gene encoding elongation factor P; this translates as MSVNDLRPGSTFLYDGNIFVVLENSFSKTGRQQGKVTVKVKNLRTGARVEITFTGGEKVEKALIEKKDMQFLYNDGTNCVLMNIETYEQVEIASSKLDWELKFITDGIMVKMTEYNGEILGITIPEKIELTIVEAEPAVKGDTTSGAQKKAKVETGLEITVPLFIKEGEKVLINTTDGKYSGRAN
- a CDS encoding MMB_0454 family protein → MYISIERNSRGSLEIDEKLLSKIIEFDVRSNAKGFKDIQASVSIHQETSLFIVVRIYTMEKGLFLMDGVKVTSIINDSIHKTLGIKPKNIAFAFIK